Below is a genomic region from Desulfurella sp..
AATTGACCCCATATTTATCAAAAAGGCAAAAGGGGCATACCTATACAGTGAGGATTCAAATACTTTTATTGATTATGTTTCCAGTTTTGGACCAAATATTCTTGGAAATGCAAACAATACAATTATAAATAAAGTAAAGGCCGCACTTGAAAACGGCTTTACATATGGCGCCTGCACGAAAGCAGAAATAGAACTTGCAAAAAGAATTGTTGAAGCTTTTGATTCAATTGAATTAACTCGTTTTGTTAACTCTGGCACAGAAGCTGTTATGAGTGCTATTAGACTTGCAAGAGGTTTTACACAAAGAGAAAATTGTCTTAAGTTTATTGGTTGCTATCATGGACACTACGATGGTATGCTTGTTGGTGCTGGATCTGGTGCTGCTACATTTGGTGTACCAACAAGTAAAGGTGTTATAGAAGATATAGCAAAACACACGCTACTTTGCGAATATAATGATTTTGATGCTGTTAAAAAGATATTTCAAGATTTTGGGCATACTATAGCATGTGTTATAGTTGAGCCAATTGCAGCAAATATGGGTGTTGTGTTGCCAAAGCCTAACTTTTTAAAGTTTTTAAGAGAAATCACACAACAATACGAAAGTTTGCTTATATTTGACGAAGTTATAACGGGATTTAGAGCATGTTATGGCGGTGTACAGACTTTAGAAAATATTAAGCCCGATTTAACAATTTTAGGTAAAATTATAGGTGGAGGCTTCCCCCTTGCTATGTATGGGGGAAACAGAGAAATCATGAGTTTAGTAAGTCCGGAAGGGCCGGTTTATCAAGCCGGTACACTATCTGGCAATCCCATCGCTGTCCAGGCGGGTATAGCTACACTTGATATGCTAAAAAACACAAATCCTTATGAACAATTAAAACTAAATACACAAATTTTAGTTTCAAGAATAATGGGACTTGCAAGTACCTATGATATCCCACTTAGTGAAAATTCTTTTGGATCATGTTTTACATTTTTCTTTACAGAAGAAAAACCTACAAATTATACCGAAGTTGTAAAATCTAACGATCGTTTATTTAAAAACTTCTTTTTAGGAATGTTAAAGCGTGGTATATATTTTGCGCCTTCTCAATTTGAAGCAAATTTTCTATCAACTGCACATACCAAAAACGACATAGAGTACACAATAAATGCCGCAGAAGAAATATTTAAAGAATTACAAAATGCAAAATTTATAGTATGAAGAAAAATAAAAATAATAAAGATTTTTATAAAGGTTTATATGATGCTTCAACGATTGGCATGAGTTTTGTTTTTTCCATAATAATTGGGGGTCTTATTGGCTATTTTCTTGATAAACAATTTCCTTCTACACATCCATGGCTTTTATTACTCTTTATTTTTTTTGGTATTGTTGCAGCTTTTAGAAATTTATATATTGGAACAAAAAAAATAAATAAAGAAAGTATAGACAAAAATGACTCAAATAAAAAAACTTGAAATTATTTTAATAATATTGTATTTTATATTCGCAATAATTGCATTTTTTGCAATTAATTTTTTATTTGTAGGTGTTTTGGTGGGTTCGAGCATAGCTTTGATTGATTGGTTTTTATTAAAAAAAATGTCTTTTAGATGGGTAAAAAAAGGTAGGTTTTCTTTCTTTGGAAATATTTTAAGATTATTTGCAGTTGCCTTTTTAATAATTGTAAGCTACAAACTATTAGTATACAGTTTTATAGGTTTAATAATAGGCTTTTCTATTTTGCCTATTTCAGTTTTAGTTTATTTTATCCTGTTTAGAAAAAACTTTAATAAGGAGGCCTAATGGAAGCACCTAACTTTTTGGAATTCATAGCACATGCACTTCATCTTCCAAATTTTATGGTTTTTACGTGGTTTATAATGCTTGTTATAATAGTTTTGGCTATAAGTGTCCGTTTTTCTTTAAAATTCATGCCATCAAATTTCCAGAATGTGGTTGAAGCATTTATATCTGGTATGTACAGTTTTGTAGAAGATATACTTGGTCCAAAAGAAACAAAAAAACATTTTAAGCTAATAGCATCGCTTGGTATATTTATATTCTTTTCAAATATAGTAGAACTTATACCTTGGTTTGTCCCTCCAACATCAAGTTGGAATACAACAATTGCACTTGCTATCTTAGTATTTGTTTACTACCAATACCTGGGCATAAAACACAATGGCCTAAAATATATAAAGCATTTTATGGGTCCTGTGTGGTGGCTTACACCTTTAATGATACCAGTTGAGATAATTGGTCATTTTGCAAGGATTTTATCGCTATCTGTCAGGCTTTTTGGAAATATAGGCGGTGATGATTTACTTTTAGCTGTATTGTTCTTTTTGGTTCCAGCTCTTGTACCAATTCCAGTTATGTTTTTAATATTATTTGCTGCTGTGTTGCAATCTTTTATATTCCCATTACTTACAACACTATACATTGCAGATGCTGTTGCAACACACCATGAGTCATAAAGTAGACAATTTTTTATTGTGAGGAGGTTTTATGAAGGGTAAGGTCTTATTACTAACGGCGCTTTTGCTACTTGCTGCAGTTCCAGCATTTGCAGCAGGCGCTCCACAAGCGGCAAGCTCACTTAAAGAGTACTACATGCTTGTAGCCATGGGTGGAGCAATCGGACTTGGACTGGCTGCTGGTGGTGGCGGTATTGGTCAGGGCCACGCAGTTAACGGTACAGTCTTGGGTACAGCTAGAAACCCAAGTCTTTCTGGAAAGTTACTTACCGTTATGATGATTGGTCTTGCTATGATCGAGTCACTGGTCATCTACATGCTTGTTATTGTTTTGATAATTTTCTATGCAAATCCATTCCATATTGTGTTTTAAATTCTAAAACTATTTTTAAAAGAGGGTCTATTGGCCCTCTTTTAAACCTCATTTCTACCTAGCTTAAGCTTTTTATCAACATAATTTTCAACTAATTGAAAAATTATTTGCGTTTGTTTATTTTGTGCCATCGTGGAAAATATCTTTTCTAAGTATGACTCTCTACTTATCCTTTCAAATGTGTAAATAAAATTAATATCAAAAACCCAACTTAGATGTAAAACTTTTAAATCCATTATGGTTTTTAAATCTACATATTTGACAGGTTTTTTATTTAAAATACTTCTATAAACATTATCTGAAATAAATGCTCTATCTTCTAATTCAAGATTTACAATACTATTAGGTTTTTTGGAGACATAGTTTTGAGTAACAATACGATATATATCAATTTTATCAGCATCTCTAATAACCTTTGATAAAAAGTTTAGTTTGTAATCACCACATTTAGGTAATTGAGCTTTATTATGGTTTTCTATAGCTTTTATTATTATGTTTTTTGTATAATCATTTATATTTTTAAGCAAATTGTTTTCTAATATGACTTTAATAGAAAGCTCAGCATGGTCTTTAGATATTCTATCGTTAAATGTATTAAAAAACGCATATTGCTCAAATCTTCCAATATCATGAAACAAAGCTATTATATAAGCACTGAGCCTGCATTCATTGTTTTTTCTATAATATTGCATAATTTTTAAGGATTCTTTGCAAACATTATGCGTATGTATGCGCTTTAGTTCAAGGTTTTCTTTTTTTTCTGGATAATTTTTTATAAAATCATCAACATCATTTTTGTCTAATCCTGCTTCATTATTGACTTTTGTNNNNNNNNNNCATAACTTTCAAACCAGAGTTTGAACTTTATAATCTGCCCTATACTTAATTTTTCAAGTTCACTCATCGAAGGGGAATTATATCACAAATGTTAAATTTTAAGCTATTTATTTTTTAGCTTTTCCAAACCCAGTAAAGCTGTTGGCAACACAAATAAAACCATAAACAGTTGAGCAAATAAGCCAGAAATAATTGCAATTGCAAGTGGTTTTAGCATATCAGAACCATGTCCTAAATTAATTGCAATAGGCATTAATGATAAAATTGCAATTAAGGTAGACATAACTATTGGCCTCATTCTATTTTTTCCAGCATTTATAATAGCTCCAACATTATTTTTTGTTTCTATAAATTCTTTGTATTCGCTAATATAAAAAATTGCAGTTTCTGTGTTTATACCCACACTCATTATAAGGCCCATTATAGATGTTATATTTAATTGAGTTTTTGTTACATATAAACCTATAAAGTCCGCTGCTAAAGCCAAAAGTGACATTAATAAAATTAAAATTGCCAATGAAAATTCCTCATACATAAATAACAACACTACAAAAACCAAAACAACAGCGCTTACAAGCACGATAAAAAGGCCTGCAAAAGCTTTCTTTTGCTGCGCGTAAAGACCACCAAACTCGTAATATACGCCTTTTACATTTAGTATTTGAGATTTGTTTAAATCCTGCTTAACCTGACTTACTGCCTGACCTAAGCTTGTATTGCTAATTCTTGCTGTTACTGCAATCATATTTTTTAAATTATCGTGTACAATTTCTGGTTGTCCAGACACTATCTGTAAATTTGCTATGCGCTTTAGAGGTATAAGCTTACCATCCTGAGTTCTTATAGGAAAATTTTCTATATCTGTAATGTTTTTCCTAAAATTTTGGGGTGTCCAGACCCTTACACCAATTATTCTTGGGCTTTCCAATATATATGTTGCATCAATTCCATTTAAGTATTGATTTAGTTGTTGTGTAATGTAGTTTGGATCAACACCTTCTATTGCAGCCTTTGATCGGTTAATTTCGATATTTAAAGCGTCTCCAGCCAATACAACACCACTTTTTACATCTACTACACCTGGCACTTTTGATATTATATTAGCAACTTTGGGTGCAATGGAAAGTAACTGAGAATAATTATCTGAGTAAATTTTGATTTCAATTGGAGAAGGAGTACCAACTAAATCGCCTATCATATCTTCCATAAGTTGTGCCATATCAATATTCACACCAGGCACTGTTGTTTCGATTTTATTTCGTATATCATCCATGATTTTTTGAACTGATGGTCTTGGAAAAGGTTTCAATTTAATGAAAAAATCCCCTGTGTTTGGCTCAGTTAAACCGCCACCAAGCTGTAATCCAGTTCTTGCAGTGTAGTTTTGAACATACTTATTTGATTGTATAATCTTTTCAATTTTGTTCAATGTATACTGCGTTTCATTTAAAGATGTACCAGGTTTTGTTACATAATCAAGTACAAATCCACCTTCATCCATGGAAGGCATAAACCCACTTCCAATATTTTTAAAACTATAAATACCACATATAACTAAAATCAAAACAAGTAAATATATAATAATAGGCTTTCTAAAAGAAAAATTTATTGCATTCTTGTATAATTTTGCCAAAAAATCAACAATTATGTTTTTCTTTTCTTTACCTATGCCACGATATAATAGTTTTCTTGCTATTATTGGCACCAAAATAACCGTAACTAAAAAAGAAACTATAAGGCTCATTGCCATAGTAATAGAAAGTGTCTTAAAAAATGCACCCGTTACGCCTGATAAAAAAGCAAATGGTATAAATATTACAGTTGTAGAAAGTGATGAACCTAAAAGTGGTTTTAAGAAATCCTTAACAGCTAAAGGTATAACTTTTGATATATCTTCGTTTTTGCGTTCTTCAACAAAACGCATAATATACTCAATCATAACTATTACATCATCAATAATTAAACCTACTGCAGCCGCAATACCGCCTAATGTCATGATATTAAAACTCATTTTAAAAACATATATTAAAAGTATTGTGGTAAATAAGATCGTAGGTAAACTAATTAGGAGCGTAACTGTGATTTTAAAGTTATTTAAAAAAACAAGTACAATAATAATAGAAAGAATAATACCAATAATAATAGCATCTCTTAAGCTATGCGTAGAAGAAACTATTAGTTTACTTTGATCATACCACTTGGCAATTTTTATACCACCTGGCAATTTGCTTTTAAACTCATGTAATTTTTTATCTACATCATGAGCAATTTGAACTGTATTGCCTTGAGGTGATTGGATAATTTGTACAATAACAGCATTTTTACCATTAGCAACAACCTTGGTCCAATTAGGAACAATAGATTTTTTTATGGTTGCTATATCACTTAAACGCACAATACCATTCGAGCTAGTTTTTAAAACTGTATCCTCAATTGATTGCATATTGTGCAATTGAGATTTAGAAACCACTAAATAAAGCTTATAATAATCTTCAAGCCTGCCAACAGCACTAATAACATTTGAATTAGACAGGGATTTTATCACATCGCTCATTGTTAAATTGTAAGTGTAGAGTTTCATTGGATTAACCAACACATGGTATTCTTCTTTTTCGCCACCTTGAACCTGGACATTTGCGACACCTTTAATGTTTAAAAGCAAAGGTTTGATTTCGTATAAAGCTATATCTCTTAACTCTACAAGTGAATGATTATCCGATGTTAAACTATAAGCAATAGCCGGATAAACGGTTGGATACATCCTGATTGCATGAAATGTAGTACCTTTTGGTAATGTAGGCAAAATTCCATTAAGAGCAGATTCAACATTCAACAGATTAACATTCATGTTTTGTCCCCAACCAAAATCCAGTATAAATTCTGCCGAACCTCTGCTTGTAGTTGATCTTATATGCACTACATTTGGCACAGCTCTAAGCGTCTGCTCGACTTTCTTTGTAACTTCAACAACCATTGTATTTGCAGGAATATCGCCACTATCTACAGCTACTCGTATGCGAGGAAATTCAACATTCGGAAATAAAGCAACAGGCGTTTTAAAAGTTGCAAAAATGCCGCCAAAAACAATTACAATGATTAAAAATATAATTGCTTTTTTCTTTCTCCACAAAAGTTCCTGAAATTTCATTTTTGAACCTTTACATTCATATTATTTTTTAATTCATATGCTCCTTGTGTTACAACCAAATCTTTGTCTGTAAGATCGGCTGATGAAACAAGTGCATAGTTTTCATTCTTTAAAATTACATTTACAACATGCTTTTTAGCTACACCGTTTTTTACTGTATATATCACATAATGGCCATTTTCGTACAACAAAGCAGATTTTGGCACACCAAGACCTGTCTTTGTAAAAATCGGTATATTAACTTCTACATAGCTATTCAAAATTAAATCTTTTTTTGTATCAGGTAAAATGTAAATATTTATAAGGTGAGTTGCAGGATCAATAATATTTGATATCGAAATAATTTTGCCTGTGATTTTTTTATTATAATCAATTAATGAAATTGTAACTGGCAAATCTGGCTTTAAAAAATTAATATCTTCTGGCTCAACACCGCACTTTATTGCAATATTCTTAACATCTGCTATCGATAAAATTGGATTGCCAGATACCACACTAGAGCCTTGCGTATAATTGATTTTGGTAACAACGCCATCTATACTGGAGTAAACTTTATCTGTATAAGTTTTTTTTAGATTATCATAAACTATTTTAGCTTGATCTAGTGCATTTTGGGCATTTAAAATATCCTGCTTGCTTACAAGATGGAGTTTAAATTTTTCCTGTACAATTTTTAAATTTTCTCTTGCCGAATTTAGTGAGTTTTCTGCCTGCATTAATTGAGACTGCACAGTTGGAGACGGTATTACACTAAAAAGCAATTGACCTTTTACTACATTTTGACCATCAACCACATATAGCTTGTTAATGGTAGCATCAAAATTTAAAGAAACGGTGTTGGCAGTGCCAGGTTTTGATTCAACGATTCCATAAGCTACTATATATTTTGACATTGTTTTAACCTCTATAGGTGCCACATTTACCGTAGCAATAAGAGTTTTATTGGATAGGTTTTCTGGAGTTGATTTATTTTTATTGAATAAATATACTACAATAAAAATAATTATAATTGCAAAACCTACAATTGCCAATACAACTCTTTTCATTTCTCACCTACCTAAATTTTTTTCCTGATGCAATTTCCAAAGCTATATGCATACTGTATAAAGATTTTTCTAAATTTAATATGTTAATCTTTTTATCAATTACATCATTTGAATTTTTATAAAATTCCATTATGCTTATATAACCGTTTTTATACGCTTGTTCATAATTAGTTAAAAGTTTTGAACTGTCTTTGTAATCTGCATTTAAAATTGCAAGCTGGCTTTGAATATTTTTTATATCAGATACGAGTCTTTTTATATCAAACCTTGCTGATATAATCCTAAATACATATTCATCATACATCTTTTTTCTTGTTGCTTCCTGTAAATTTATCTGTGCTTTGTTGGTATTAAATATTGGAAAATCAATGGAAATACCAAAACCCAATGTTTGTACATTCGACGTATCACGACTAAAAGGAAAATTTATAGAAATTTTTGGAAATTGCTGGGCAAAGGCAAGGCGTGTTTTTTCTTCCTGGGACTGATAGGCTAATTTATAAGCAACTATATCTACCCGATTTGTTACATTACTATATAAATCTTCAAGATCCGGTAAATCAAAATTATTATTAGGCACAAAATTAATTTTTAATTTTGTACTTAAAGGAATACCCAGTATATTATTTAAACTATCATTTTCTTTTTCTAACATGGTTTTAGTATCCAGATATTGAATTTTCGATTTTTCGTACTCATTTTTTGCTAATTGCAAATCACTTAATAAAACAAGATGTTTATTATAGGCTACCTTTATAGTATCGTAAATTTTCTTATAAAGGTTTAATTTATCTGATAACTCTTTCAATATTTGTTCTAAATAATATATGTTTGCTACCTTTATTTTTGAATCCTGCATAATTTGGTATGCATTAAAATTATAACCTAATTTTTTTGACTCGTATTCAAGCAAAGCACTTTTTACTTTTAAATTATGTGAAAATATCCAATCAATTGGATAAGAAAGCCCAATTGAATATCCATTGTATGTATTGGCAATATTTCCAGCTACAGGAAAACTCGTGTCAAATGAAATGCTCGGATTTGGTATTGTTTTTGAAATACCAATTTGAGCTTCTGCAATTTTTAAATTATCTCTTTCAATTTTTAAAGTTGGGTTAAGAATTAAAGCCAGACTTGCAATATCATTTTCATCCAAAGGTTCATTATTTTCAAGTTTTGTTAAAATAATTTTACCTCGGGGATATTTCATTAGTTCTTTTTTATCGATATGACTTATTTTTTTGTTAATCTGGGAATTATTTATTTCTAGTGGTTTATATACAGCACAAGCTGACACAAAAAAAATTACAGCAAAAAAACCAAAAAAAACACGTTTTAACATACCTACACCACCCTAGTTGATTTTACTTTCTAATTTATTTCACGAATCTTACAAGATTTTAATGTTGGAAAATTATACAAAAAATAGTTCCGCAAGTCAACTTGCTTTTTACCTTTATTTTTGCTTCATGTGCTTTAATAATTGCTTTTACTAAAGAAAGTCCAAGGCCTAAGCCTTGTTTAGATCTACTTTTATCTGCTCTATATAGTCTTTCAAAGATATATGGTAAATCTTTAGCATCTATACCTATGCCTGTATCACGTATAAAAAGGCATATTTTATCATTAATTTCCAATGCTTTAATTGATATTTTGCCGTTTGGTTTGTTGTATTTTATTGCATTATCCATTAAATTAGATAATGCTTGTCGCAATCTATTAAAATCACCATATATGTATATATTTTCATTACATTTTACGCTTAAGTTTATATTATGTTCTTCAATTACATAATCATACAAATCAATCACATCGTCTATAAGCTTTTTAAGTTGTATCCTTTCAATATTTAACTTTAATGAACCCGTTTCAATTTGTGATATATCTACAATTGCATTTAATAATGTTAATATTTTGTCAGATTCATCAAGACAACTAAGTAATGCATCTTTTGGATTTAGTTTAGATTGTTCGCTTAATGCAAGCTCACTGGTAATTTTAATTCTTGTTAGAGGTGTTCTTAAATCGTGGGCTACATTGTCAATTGTTTCTTTTAAAGACTTTACAAGTACTTCAATTTTATCAAGCATCTTATTTATGATAACGCTTAAGTCGTAAAGCTCATCCTGAGTGTTTTCTACCTTTATGCGTTCATTCAATTTACCAGTATTTATAATATACTGAGCTGTTTGTGTAATACTTTTTATTGGTAAAAGTATTTTTCTTAGAGCAATAAGA
It encodes:
- the atpB gene encoding F0F1 ATP synthase subunit A, coding for MEAPNFLEFIAHALHLPNFMVFTWFIMLVIIVLAISVRFSLKFMPSNFQNVVEAFISGMYSFVEDILGPKETKKHFKLIASLGIFIFFSNIVELIPWFVPPTSSWNTTIALAILVFVYYQYLGIKHNGLKYIKHFMGPVWWLTPLMIPVEIIGHFARILSLSVRLFGNIGGDDLLLAVLFFLVPALVPIPVMFLILFAAVLQSFIFPLLTTLYIADAVATHHES
- a CDS encoding HAMP domain-containing sensor histidine kinase; translation: MLAYFIVSATLRDKETTSISLEIEKILLDVQKYGLSNVDKHISHKEKENFVIEILLKNKPLYVSENFRKLELGNKIIENIKSKKKFFTVNLDNKTFKFQIYQATSYTIVVGKNVASTEELLEKFREIFFGMILFTMLLGIIGGLIALRKILLPIKSITQTAQYIINTGKLNERIKVENTQDELYDLSVIINKMLDKIEVLVKSLKETIDNVAHDLRTPLTRIKITSELALSEQSKLNPKDALLSCLDESDKILTLLNAIVDISQIETGSLKLNIERIQLKKLIDDVIDLYDYVIEEHNINLSVKCNENIYIYGDFNRLRQALSNLMDNAIKYNKPNGKISIKALEINDKICLFIRDTGIGIDAKDLPYIFERLYRADKSRSKQGLGLGLSLVKAIIKAHEAKIKVKSKLTCGTIFCIIFQH
- a CDS encoding efflux RND transporter permease subunit, whose product is MKFQELLWRKKKAIIFLIIVIVFGGIFATFKTPVALFPNVEFPRIRVAVDSGDIPANTMVVEVTKKVEQTLRAVPNVVHIRSTTSRGSAEFILDFGWGQNMNVNLLNVESALNGILPTLPKGTTFHAIRMYPTVYPAIAYSLTSDNHSLVELRDIALYEIKPLLLNIKGVANVQVQGGEKEEYHVLVNPMKLYTYNLTMSDVIKSLSNSNVISAVGRLEDYYKLYLVVSKSQLHNMQSIEDTVLKTSSNGIVRLSDIATIKKSIVPNWTKVVANGKNAVIVQIIQSPQGNTVQIAHDVDKKLHEFKSKLPGGIKIAKWYDQSKLIVSSTHSLRDAIIIGIILSIIIVLVFLNNFKITVTLLISLPTILFTTILLIYVFKMSFNIMTLGGIAAAVGLIIDDVIVMIEYIMRFVEERKNEDISKVIPLAVKDFLKPLLGSSLSTTVIFIPFAFLSGVTGAFFKTLSITMAMSLIVSFLVTVILVPIIARKLLYRGIGKEKKNIIVDFLAKLYKNAINFSFRKPIIIYLLVLILVICGIYSFKNIGSGFMPSMDEGGFVLDYVTKPGTSLNETQYTLNKIEKIIQSNKYVQNYTARTGLQLGGGLTEPNTGDFFIKLKPFPRPSVQKIMDDIRNKIETTVPGVNIDMAQLMEDMIGDLVGTPSPIEIKIYSDNYSQLLSIAPKVANIISKVPGVVDVKSGVVLAGDALNIEINRSKAAIEGVDPNYITQQLNQYLNGIDATYILESPRIIGVRVWTPQNFRKNITDIENFPIRTQDGKLIPLKRIANLQIVSGQPEIVHDNLKNMIAVTARISNTSLGQAVSQVKQDLNKSQILNVKGVYYEFGGLYAQQKKAFAGLFIVLVSAVVLVFVVLLFMYEEFSLAILILLMSLLALAADFIGLYVTKTQLNITSIMGLIMSVGINTETAIFYISEYKEFIETKNNVGAIINAGKNRMRPIVMSTLIAILSLMPIAINLGHGSDMLKPLAIAIISGLFAQLFMVLFVLPTALLGLEKLKNK
- a CDS encoding TolC family protein yields the protein MLKRVFFGFFAVIFFVSACAVYKPLEINNSQINKKISHIDKKELMKYPRGKIILTKLENNEPLDENDIASLALILNPTLKIERDNLKIAEAQIGISKTIPNPSISFDTSFPVAGNIANTYNGYSIGLSYPIDWIFSHNLKVKSALLEYESKKLGYNFNAYQIMQDSKIKVANIYYLEQILKELSDKLNLYKKIYDTIKVAYNKHLVLLSDLQLAKNEYEKSKIQYLDTKTMLEKENDSLNNILGIPLSTKLKINFVPNNNFDLPDLEDLYSNVTNRVDIVAYKLAYQSQEEKTRLAFAQQFPKISINFPFSRDTSNVQTLGFGISIDFPIFNTNKAQINLQEATRKKMYDEYVFRIISARFDIKRLVSDIKNIQSQLAILNADYKDSSKLLTNYEQAYKNGYISIMEFYKNSNDVIDKKINILNLEKSLYSMHIALEIASGKKFR
- a CDS encoding AtpZ/AtpI family protein, which codes for MKKNKNNKDFYKGLYDASTIGMSFVFSIIIGGLIGYFLDKQFPSTHPWLLLLFIFFGIVAAFRNLYIGTKKINKESIDKNDSNKKT
- a CDS encoding ATP synthase subunit C, with protein sequence MKGKVLLLTALLLLAAVPAFAAGAPQAASSLKEYYMLVAMGGAIGLGLAAGGGGIGQGHAVNGTVLGTARNPSLSGKLLTVMMIGLAMIESLVIYMLVIVLIIFYANPFHIVF
- the hemL gene encoding glutamate-1-semialdehyde 2,1-aminomutase codes for the protein MFEESKKLFLEAKKYIVGGVNSPVRAFKSVGIDPIFIKKAKGAYLYSEDSNTFIDYVSSFGPNILGNANNTIINKVKAALENGFTYGACTKAEIELAKRIVEAFDSIELTRFVNSGTEAVMSAIRLARGFTQRENCLKFIGCYHGHYDGMLVGAGSGAATFGVPTSKGVIEDIAKHTLLCEYNDFDAVKKIFQDFGHTIACVIVEPIAANMGVVLPKPNFLKFLREITQQYESLLIFDEVITGFRACYGGVQTLENIKPDLTILGKIIGGGFPLAMYGGNREIMSLVSPEGPVYQAGTLSGNPIAVQAGIATLDMLKNTNPYEQLKLNTQILVSRIMGLASTYDIPLSENSFGSCFTFFFTEEKPTNYTEVVKSNDRLFKNFFLGMLKRGIYFAPSQFEANFLSTAHTKNDIEYTINAAEEIFKELQNAKFIV
- a CDS encoding HD domain-containing protein, with product TKVNNEAGLDKNDVDDFIKNYPEKKENLELKRIHTHNVCKESLKIMQYYRKNNECRLSAYIIALFHDIGRFEQYAFFNTFNDRISKDHAELSIKVILENNLLKNINDYTKNIIIKAIENHNKAQLPKCGDYKLNFLSKVIRDADKIDIYRIVTQNYVSKKPNSIVNLELEDRAFISDNVYRSILNKKPVKYVDLKTIMDLKVLHLSWVFDINFIYTFERISRESYLEKIFSTMAQNKQTQIIFQLVENYVDKKLKLGRNEV
- a CDS encoding efflux RND transporter periplasmic adaptor subunit, with the translated sequence MKRVVLAIVGFAIIIIFIVVYLFNKNKSTPENLSNKTLIATVNVAPIEVKTMSKYIVAYGIVESKPGTANTVSLNFDATINKLYVVDGQNVVKGQLLFSVIPSPTVQSQLMQAENSLNSARENLKIVQEKFKLHLVSKQDILNAQNALDQAKIVYDNLKKTYTDKVYSSIDGVVTKINYTQGSSVVSGNPILSIADVKNIAIKCGVEPEDINFLKPDLPVTISLIDYNKKITGKIISISNIIDPATHLINIYILPDTKKDLILNSYVEVNIPIFTKTGLGVPKSALLYENGHYVIYTVKNGVAKKHVVNVILKNENYALVSSADLTDKDLVVTQGAYELKNNMNVKVQK